Part of the Dermatophilus congolensis genome is shown below.
TGCGGCTGTGGGGGGTAAGACGGGGATTAATACGGCTGAGGGGAAGAATTTGGTGGGGGCTTTTCATCCGCCATTGGGGGTTTTTGCTGATTTATCGGTGTTGCGGACGTTGCCGAAGGCGGATGTGGCGGCGGGTTTGGCTGAGGTGGTTAAGGGTGGATTTATTGCTGATCGGCGGATTCTTGAGTTGGTTGAGCAGGATCCTCTGGGGGCGGTGGATCCGGAGTCTGGGGTGTTGCGGGAGTTGGTGGAGCGCAAGATTGCGGTGAAGGCGGGGATTGTGACGGGGGATCTGCGTGAGGTGGGGGAGCGTGAGTTCCTTAACTATGGGCATACGTTGGCGCATGCTATTGAGAATCTTGAGGGGTATACGTGGCGTCATGGGGATGCGGTGTCGGTGGGGATGGTGTTTGCGGCTGAGTTGGCTTGTGCTGCTGGGTTGTTGGATGCGGCTGTGGTGCGGCGGCATCGGGATGTGTTGTCGGGTTTGGGGTTGCCGGTGGGGTATTCGGGGGCTGGGTTTGCTGATGTTGTGGAGGTGATGGGGCGAGATAAGAAGACGCGGGGGTCGACGTTGCGGTTTGTGGTTCTTGCTGGTGTGGGGGTTCCGCGGCGGCTTGTGGGGCCGGATGAGGGGCTGTTGCGGGAGGCTTTTGCTGCGGTGTCGGGGTGAGGTGTGGGGGGTGGGTTATTGCGGGGGGCGGGTGATGTGCGTGTAGACGGGTACGCCGGTGGGGTCGGTGACGACGCCTGTGACGGCGGAGGTGGAGGTGGTGGTGGCGTTGAATGACCATAGGGGCAGGCTGGGTAGACCACGCAGGATGTAGCGTTCGGCTTCTTGGTGGGCGGCCATGGCGGCGGAGTTTTTGGTTGCTGCGTTGGCTAGGCGTAGGTGGAGTTCGGCGAGGGGGTCGGTGTAGGAGTTCCAGTTTTCTTGGGCGTCGGGGGAGTAGCGGGGGACGAGGAAGGCGCCGAGGTCGCGTTGGCGCATGCGCCAGGTGCGTAGGTAGGGGCCGTTGATTTTGCCGTTGCGGACTGCGTTGGCTAGTGCTTGTTCGTTGGGGTAGGGGCGGGTGTCGCAGGTGATGGGGAGGGTTTCGACGAGGGCGGAGCAGATGGCGCCGGCGGATACGGCTTCGGTGCCGTTGCTGAGGTAGGCGATGGTGATGTTGTGGGGTGAGTTGGGTGACCAGAGGGCGCGGGCTTGGTCGGGGTCGTGGATGCAGAGGGTTCCGCAGATGTCGTTGGAGTAGCCGTCGACGACGGGGGATGCTAGGTCGGTGGCGGGGGTGGTGGCGCCGTCGTAGTTGGTTTCGGCGATGGTGTTGCGGTCTAGGGCGGCGCCGATGGCTGCTTTGCGGTTGCGTCCTTCGATTCCTTGCCATTCGGGGGTGGTGGGGAAGTCGAGGGTTTGGTTCATGCCGACGGGTTGTTGTGCGACTTGGAGTTTTGCGTCGGTGGCTTCTTGGATGCGGTTGGGGGGTAGTTCGTCGATGACGTCGAGTTTTCCTGCGCGTAGGTCGAGGTAGGCGGTGTCGAGGTTGTCGTAGGTGTGGAATTCGATTCCGGTGTTGGCTACTTGTTGGGGGCTCATGTAGGTGGAGTTGGGGCGCAGGGTGTAGGTGCCTTTGCCGGTCCAGGGTTTTTCGAGGCGGTAGGGGCCGTTTCCGGTGGGTTTGGTGGCTAGGGCGGTGGGGTCGGTGCGTTGTTTGGCGGGGAAGGGGGCCATGGTGATGTCGGCGGAGAGTTTGTTGAAGCGTGGTGTGGGGGTGGTGAGGGTGATTTGGAGGGTGGTGGGGTTGATGACGTTGAGGCCGCTGAGGGGGTCGGTGTTTTTGGGGTCGTGTTCGTCGTAGCCTTCGATGAGGGTGAGGGGGGTGGCTACTCCGGTGGTTTTGGTGCGGGTTGCGGTAAG
Proteins encoded:
- a CDS encoding peptide ABC transporter substrate-binding protein, whose translation is MRNRGNTQERPSSIPTPHTRRRAHRRILVTLACTLLTTACTHPSPTPTAPSQPPITPPPVAPETPIRTNTRAAGPSLFPADITDDATRRIAQLIYRGLYSIDPKGKAVPGLANTMTTSNHTTWTAKIDPRAQFADGTPITAEDIAASWTLTATRTKTTGVATPLTLIEGYDEHDPKNTDPLSGLNVINPTTLQITLTTPTPRFNKLSADITMAPFPAKQRTDPTALATKPTGNGPYRLEKPWTGKGTYTLRPNSTYMSPQQVANTGIEFHTYDNLDTAYLDLRAGKLDVIDELPPNRIQEATDAKLQVAQQPVGMNQTLDFPTTPEWQGIEGRNRKAAIGAALDRNTIAETNYDGATTPATDLASPVVDGYSNDICGTLCIHDPDQARALWSPNSPHNITIAYLSNGTEAVSAGAICSALVETLPITCDTRPYPNEQALANAVRNGKINGPYLRTWRMRQRDLGAFLVPRYSPDAQENWNSYTDPLAELHLRLANAATKNSAAMAAHQEAERYILRGLPSLPLWSFNATTTSTSAVTGVVTDPTGVPVYTHITRPPQ
- the aroB gene encoding 3-dehydroquinate synthase, with the translated sequence MSVDGVRCEGARSVIHVGPAAGAGAYDVVVGWGLAAEVAALVMSAGGGGVVADPAANRPGRALVVHAGAVEGLAREIAGQLRGGGVEVLVVCVPDGEAAKTVGVAADLWSRMGRAGFTRSDVVVGVGGGAVTDLAGWVAASWLRGVSVVQVPTTVLGMVDAAVGGKTGINTAEGKNLVGAFHPPLGVFADLSVLRTLPKADVAAGLAEVVKGGFIADRRILELVEQDPLGAVDPESGVLRELVERKIAVKAGIVTGDLREVGEREFLNYGHTLAHAIENLEGYTWRHGDAVSVGMVFAAELACAAGLLDAAVVRRHRDVLSGLGLPVGYSGAGFADVVEVMGRDKKTRGSTLRFVVLAGVGVPRRLVGPDEGLLREAFAAVSG